The following coding sequences are from one uncultured Desulfobacter sp. window:
- a CDS encoding type VI secretion protein IcmF/TssM N-terminal domain-containing protein gives MKTWISLFFKIFLVLAVLLFMGVAVYAAVIWAKWPLWVSPFLVAGMVGFVLAIVFIQKIIAKKREQKFVSRIIEQDNADLDLKTEKDRDAMREMQVKWKQSVEALKKSHLKKQGNPLYVLPWYMIIGKSGSGKTTAIKSADLSSSFAEVKSVSGISGTRNCDWWFFEQAVLIDTAGRYSVRVDEERDKDEWQRFLQLLAKYRKKEPLNGLIVTVSVDELNTAQTQDLERQGRDLRKRVDELMRVLESKFPIYIMVTKCDLIQGMTGFCDTLSEDALGQAMGIVNHGFEQDSQGLVTQCFKSMGEQIRNLRLLIMQKTGQADTGPDLILFPKEFDGIESGLRAYVKGLFQENPYQESPLFRGIYFSSGCQEGTPFSSFLKDMGLISEQEVLPGTSRGLFLHDFFSKLLPSDRGLFTQTRRGAAWSRLTRNIGFAAWTTLIIFFCGILSFSFVKNLNIMKRAAAQFATSRALSGELISDIDTLEKFETAIKGVAERNRNWWIPRLGLTNSIEIEARLKEKYCRLIDSRFLDPFDKKMAENMIDFNAGTPQGVYISHVAHLVRRIHCIKAKLADSDINALTALPQPAFNTVDIGVGKEIVEDVQVKINSMYLNYLSWQGDTLVMNQRMNTLEKWLARVLSMEGKPLNWLVAWANSDPSLGIYSVSNFWGRNVDDTDLASVPAGFTIQGRKSIDNFIADIEHALANSLILAQKKRDFHRWYRTAYFDAWFGFITDFDKAKTRIPRREQWLELSNRVGRKKGPYMSLLDTMPKELGYFSRTETDTPADRTPDWVSLAKDLSTLDLQAVALRKAPKASSGVLGKAATAVKKGIDNVKTDPADSLHGMDPETMLRAAKNLMIYQDNLAALAPMVVSRRAAFDMANALYTEDPATSEIAFFKARKAFKTLKPMPAYKGKETELIWDLLEGPLNFFHQLTLNEAACTLQKKWEQGVLMEMQGIAGDQNKNALLLGQNGYVTKFINGPGKPFIKRTLRKGYQAAVLDGKSINFNPYFFKFLTRGIRAGKPMKPNYTVNISGMPTSANDESQFQPHATVLELICADKTTTLENLNFPVQNTFRWSPTSECDTMFTIKIGSLDLVKRYEGNLSFPKFLKEFPNGHHTFTPADFPEHRQDLARMGVKAIRVRYQMKGNRTVAGLVSATPGRVPGEIVTCWK, from the coding sequence ATGAAAACCTGGATCTCTTTATTTTTTAAAATTTTTCTGGTGCTGGCGGTTCTACTTTTTATGGGTGTTGCGGTTTACGCGGCCGTTATCTGGGCCAAATGGCCGCTCTGGGTCAGCCCGTTTCTTGTGGCCGGCATGGTCGGATTTGTGCTGGCAATCGTTTTCATCCAAAAAATCATTGCCAAAAAACGGGAACAAAAATTTGTCAGCCGGATCATTGAGCAGGACAATGCCGACCTGGATCTTAAAACGGAAAAAGACCGTGACGCCATGCGGGAGATGCAGGTCAAGTGGAAGCAGTCTGTGGAGGCCCTGAAAAAATCCCACCTGAAAAAACAGGGAAATCCGTTGTATGTGCTGCCGTGGTACATGATCATCGGTAAAAGCGGATCCGGCAAAACCACGGCCATTAAAAGCGCGGACCTGTCATCATCCTTTGCTGAAGTCAAAAGCGTTTCCGGGATCTCCGGCACACGGAACTGCGACTGGTGGTTTTTTGAACAGGCCGTCCTCATTGATACGGCCGGCCGCTATTCGGTACGGGTGGATGAGGAGCGCGACAAGGATGAGTGGCAGCGTTTCCTGCAACTTTTGGCCAAATACAGAAAGAAAGAGCCGCTCAACGGTCTGATTGTCACCGTCTCGGTTGATGAACTGAACACGGCACAAACCCAGGACCTTGAACGCCAGGGCCGTGATCTCCGCAAACGGGTGGACGAATTGATGCGCGTCCTTGAGTCCAAATTTCCCATCTATATCATGGTGACCAAATGCGATTTGATCCAGGGCATGACCGGCTTTTGCGACACCCTCAGTGAAGATGCCCTGGGCCAGGCCATGGGCATTGTCAACCATGGGTTTGAGCAAGATTCCCAGGGCCTTGTCACCCAGTGTTTTAAAAGCATGGGCGAACAGATCCGGAATCTAAGGCTGTTAATAATGCAAAAAACAGGTCAGGCCGACACCGGTCCGGATCTGATTTTGTTCCCCAAGGAATTTGACGGCATTGAATCCGGTCTAAGGGCCTATGTCAAAGGGCTGTTCCAGGAAAATCCATACCAGGAATCCCCCTTGTTCAGGGGCATCTACTTTAGTTCCGGCTGCCAGGAAGGCACCCCGTTTTCAAGCTTTTTAAAAGATATGGGGCTGATCAGCGAACAGGAGGTGCTGCCCGGCACCAGCCGCGGCCTGTTTTTGCATGATTTTTTCTCCAAACTGCTGCCATCGGATCGGGGGCTTTTTACCCAGACCCGGCGCGGGGCGGCTTGGTCACGGCTGACCCGCAATATTGGTTTTGCGGCCTGGACCACCTTGATCATCTTTTTTTGCGGTATCCTAAGTTTCTCATTTGTGAAAAATTTGAACATCATGAAACGGGCCGCAGCCCAGTTTGCGACGTCCAGGGCATTGTCCGGCGAACTGATCTCGGACATCGATACCCTGGAAAAATTTGAAACCGCCATCAAAGGGGTGGCAGAGCGCAACCGGAACTGGTGGATACCCCGGTTGGGTCTGACCAACAGCATTGAGATTGAAGCCCGGCTAAAAGAAAAATACTGCCGTTTGATTGACTCCAGGTTTCTCGATCCCTTTGACAAAAAAATGGCTGAAAACATGATTGATTTTAACGCCGGGACACCCCAAGGGGTCTATATCAGCCATGTGGCCCACCTTGTCCGGCGTATCCACTGCATTAAAGCCAAATTGGCGGATAGCGACATAAACGCGCTGACAGCCCTGCCCCAGCCGGCATTCAACACCGTGGATATCGGGGTGGGCAAGGAGATTGTTGAAGATGTCCAGGTGAAGATCAACAGCATGTACCTGAACTATCTGTCATGGCAGGGGGATACCCTGGTCATGAACCAGCGGATGAACACCCTTGAGAAATGGCTGGCCCGTGTGCTGTCCATGGAGGGCAAGCCCCTGAACTGGCTGGTGGCCTGGGCCAACAGCGACCCGTCTCTGGGCATCTACAGCGTTTCAAATTTCTGGGGCAGGAACGTTGATGACACGGATCTGGCATCGGTACCGGCCGGATTTACCATCCAGGGCCGCAAATCCATTGACAATTTCATTGCCGACATTGAACATGCCCTGGCAAATTCATTGATCCTCGCCCAAAAGAAGCGCGATTTCCACCGGTGGTACAGAACCGCATATTTTGATGCCTGGTTTGGGTTTATCACTGATTTTGATAAGGCTAAAACACGCATCCCCCGTCGGGAACAATGGCTGGAGCTGAGCAATCGTGTGGGCCGAAAAAAAGGGCCGTATATGTCATTGCTTGATACGATGCCCAAAGAACTGGGGTATTTTTCGCGGACCGAGACAGACACCCCGGCAGACCGTACGCCGGACTGGGTCAGTCTCGCAAAAGATTTAAGCACCCTTGACCTCCAGGCCGTTGCCCTGCGCAAAGCGCCCAAAGCATCATCGGGCGTGCTGGGCAAGGCAGCCACAGCAGTTAAAAAAGGCATAGACAATGTCAAAACCGATCCTGCCGATTCGCTGCACGGTATGGACCCTGAAACCATGCTTAGAGCAGCCAAAAACCTGATGATATACCAGGACAACCTGGCCGCCCTGGCACCCATGGTGGTGAGCCGACGCGCGGCCTTTGACATGGCAAACGCATTATATACCGAAGATCCCGCCACCAGCGAAATTGCGTTTTTTAAGGCCAGAAAAGCGTTCAAAACATTGAAACCCATGCCGGCCTACAAGGGCAAGGAGACTGAACTGATCTGGGATCTTCTGGAAGGCCCGCTAAATTTTTTCCACCAATTGACCCTGAACGAAGCCGCCTGCACACTCCAGAAGAAGTGGGAGCAGGGCGTCCTTATGGAGATGCAGGGCATCGCCGGAGACCAGAATAAAAACGCGCTGCTGTTAGGCCAGAACGGATATGTCACAAAATTCATTAACGGTCCGGGCAAGCCCTTTATTAAACGGACGCTGAGAAAAGGCTACCAGGCCGCTGTGTTGGATGGAAAAAGCATCAACTTTAACCCGTATTTTTTCAAATTTTTAACCCGGGGCATCCGCGCAGGCAAGCCAATGAAACCCAACTACACCGTGAACATCTCAGGTATGCCCACCAGCGCCAATGATGAATCACAATTCCAGCCCCATGCCACGGTGCTCGAACTGATCTGCGCGGACAAAACCACCACCCTTGAGAACTTAAATTTTCCGGTCCAGAACACCTTCCGGTGGTCCCCGACATCCGAATGCGACACCATGTTTACCATTAAAATCGGCAGTCTTGACTTGGTAAAACGATATGAAGGGAACCTATCCTTTCCTAAATTTTTAAAGGAATTTCCCAACGGGCATCACACCTTTACGCCGGCGGACTTTCCCGAACATCGCCAGGACCTGGCACGGATGGGGGTCAAAGCCATACGGGTCAGATACCAGATGAAAGGCAACCGCACGGTGGCAGGCCTTGTCAGTGCAACACCGGGACGGGTGCCTGGGGAGATTGTGACATGCTGGAAATAG
- the tssF gene encoding type VI secretion system baseplate subunit TssF, with product MDDTLLKYYEQELTFVREMGSHFARKYPKIAGRLQLEPDKCEDPHIERLIEAFAFISGRIHKKIDDDFPEITESIFNITYPHYNNPIPSMTIVQFDPIAKSITEKGYTIDKGVPMFSKPVKGSPCTFTLCSAVSLWPVKVAGVDVQEAGPSALNTVQTLDIRLDTVNDIDVGDIAFDRLRFFLNGQAQHVFHLYERLFNNVTAVELSFTPEGGTEQTLTLDKRSILPVGFSRDEKLLPFSKRSFPGYLLLFEYFTFPEKFLFFDLVGLDRLNGIEAGTRLTIRICFDRAIRKHVIVDPDTFQLNTAPAVNLFKKIAEPIRIEQRKTEYRVTPDLRRYDATEIYTIDQVTAASTTDSKPKEFRPFYSIRHHLSDELDNEPKVFWHVQRRPSGRKSDKGTDVFLSFCDLNMTPADPGCDILTVRHTCTNRDMPSRLPFGDVRGDFTMELAAPVNKIVSLIKPTPTFRPALGGALQWRLISHLSLNYISLAEGGEDALKEILKLYDFQNSSATRQQISGIVSVSTRHITKRINDSFARGVEITITLDEDKFVGSGLYLFGAILDRFLGQYVSVNSFSRLVIKTLQAKKELKKWPPRSGNQILV from the coding sequence ATGGATGACACACTTTTAAAGTACTATGAACAGGAACTGACCTTTGTCCGGGAAATGGGAAGCCATTTTGCCCGCAAATATCCCAAAATTGCGGGACGGCTGCAACTTGAACCGGACAAGTGCGAAGATCCCCACATCGAAAGGCTCATTGAAGCCTTTGCCTTTATCAGCGGACGGATTCATAAAAAAATTGACGATGATTTTCCCGAAATCACCGAATCCATTTTCAACATCACCTATCCGCACTACAACAATCCGATTCCCTCCATGACCATTGTGCAGTTTGACCCTATCGCAAAAAGCATCACCGAAAAGGGATACACCATTGATAAAGGGGTGCCGATGTTTTCCAAACCGGTTAAAGGGTCCCCCTGCACCTTTACCCTTTGCTCGGCCGTATCGCTCTGGCCCGTCAAAGTGGCGGGGGTGGATGTCCAGGAGGCGGGCCCTTCGGCACTCAACACTGTGCAGACCCTTGACATCCGTCTTGACACCGTCAATGACATCGATGTTGGCGATATTGCCTTTGACAGGCTTCGTTTTTTCTTGAACGGCCAGGCCCAGCATGTATTTCATCTTTATGAACGCCTTTTCAATAATGTCACAGCCGTTGAATTATCGTTTACTCCGGAGGGCGGCACCGAGCAAACCCTGACCCTGGATAAACGTTCAATCCTCCCGGTGGGATTCTCCAGGGATGAAAAACTGCTTCCCTTTTCCAAACGCTCTTTTCCCGGGTACCTGCTGCTGTTTGAGTACTTCACCTTTCCTGAAAAATTTCTCTTTTTTGACCTGGTTGGACTTGACCGGTTAAATGGTATTGAGGCAGGCACCCGGCTGACCATACGCATCTGTTTTGACCGGGCAATCAGAAAACACGTCATTGTTGACCCGGACACCTTTCAGCTGAATACCGCTCCGGCCGTGAACCTGTTTAAAAAAATTGCCGAACCCATCCGCATTGAACAGAGAAAAACCGAATACCGGGTTACCCCGGACCTTCGCCGGTATGACGCCACGGAGATTTACACCATAGATCAGGTGACAGCCGCCTCAACCACCGACAGCAAGCCCAAAGAGTTTCGCCCTTTTTACTCCATCCGGCACCATCTGTCCGATGAACTCGACAACGAACCCAAGGTATTCTGGCACGTTCAGCGCAGGCCCTCCGGCCGCAAATCAGATAAAGGCACCGATGTATTTTTATCCTTTTGCGATTTAAACATGACCCCGGCAGATCCGGGGTGTGATATCCTGACCGTCCGGCACACCTGCACCAACAGGGATATGCCCTCCCGCCTGCCGTTTGGTGATGTGCGGGGGGATTTTACCATGGAGCTTGCAGCGCCTGTAAATAAAATTGTCTCATTAATCAAGCCCACGCCCACCTTCCGACCAGCCCTGGGCGGTGCCCTGCAGTGGCGGTTGATCTCCCATCTCTCCTTGAATTACATCTCCCTGGCAGAGGGTGGAGAAGATGCATTAAAAGAGATTCTCAAACTATATGATTTCCAGAATTCAAGCGCCACCCGGCAACAGATCAGCGGCATTGTATCCGTGTCGACCCGGCACATTACCAAACGGATAAACGATTCCTTTGCCAGGGGCGTGGAAATCACCATCACACTGGATGAAGATAAATTTGTCGGGTCCGGGCTTTATCTGTTCGGGGCGATCCTGGACCGGTTTTTAGGACAATATGTCTCGGTGAATTCATTTTCCAGGCTGGTCATTAAAACGTTGCAGGCAAAAAAGGAGTTGAAAAAGTGGCCCCCGAGAAGCGGCAATCAGATCCTGGTATAG
- the tssE gene encoding type VI secretion system baseplate subunit TssE: protein MADSVNLTAALLDRLLDDDPSQPRESEQQRIVSEQTIINSVIRDIENLLNTRCSPIDIPKSFTSLSASLIGYGIRDFSVENPETSIVRQKLCKEIESAIQRYEPRLKKAAVRLDRRGKKKGQLYFIITGMLVVDPLNEPVSFDTFFDVGRNRYIISN, encoded by the coding sequence ATGGCCGATTCAGTTAATCTCACAGCCGCGTTGCTGGACAGGCTCCTGGATGATGATCCATCACAGCCCCGGGAGTCTGAACAGCAGCGTATTGTGTCTGAACAGACGATCATCAACAGTGTGATCCGGGACATTGAAAACCTGCTGAATACCCGGTGCAGTCCCATTGATATCCCTAAATCCTTTACGAGTCTGAGCGCCTCTTTGATCGGCTACGGCATCCGGGATTTTTCCGTGGAGAACCCGGAAACAAGTATTGTGCGTCAAAAACTATGCAAGGAGATTGAATCTGCAATCCAAAGGTATGAACCCAGGCTGAAAAAAGCGGCGGTCCGTCTCGACCGAAGGGGCAAAAAAAAAGGACAGCTCTATTTCATTATTACCGGCATGCTCGTGGTGGATCCGCTCAATGAGCCGGTCTCCTTTGATACCTTTTTTGATGTGGGCCGGAACCGTTACATAATTTCCAATTAA
- the tssB gene encoding type VI secretion system contractile sheath small subunit, with the protein MAKESQQHTLDRVRSPRVQITYDVEKGDAIEMKEIPFVMGVLSDLSGKPEEPLPKLKERKFVEIDRDNFNNVLKGMAPRLAYRVDNKLTDEDSAIAVELKFESMEDFHPEKVARQVEPIRKLVEAREKLTGLLNKLDGNDKLDELLQDVISNTDALTKLSQETGKKSDE; encoded by the coding sequence ATGGCCAAGGAAAGTCAACAGCACACCTTGGATAGAGTGCGCTCCCCCAGAGTCCAGATCACCTATGATGTGGAAAAGGGAGACGCCATTGAGATGAAAGAAATCCCCTTTGTAATGGGAGTACTTTCAGACCTTTCAGGGAAACCGGAAGAACCGTTGCCCAAACTCAAAGAGCGCAAATTTGTGGAGATCGACAGGGATAACTTTAACAATGTGCTCAAGGGAATGGCGCCCCGGCTGGCCTATCGGGTGGACAATAAGCTTACCGATGAAGATTCGGCCATTGCCGTTGAACTTAAATTCGAAAGCATGGAGGATTTCCATCCGGAAAAGGTGGCCCGGCAGGTGGAACCCATTCGCAAGCTCGTGGAGGCCAGGGAGAAACTGACCGGTCTTTTAAACAAGCTTGACGGAAACGACAAACTGGATGAACTGCTCCAGGATGTGATCTCCAATACCGACGCCCTGACCAAGCTCAGCCAGGAGACCGGCAAGAAAAGCGATGAATAG
- the tagF gene encoding type VI secretion system-associated protein TagF: protein MLEIADTNYQFKISAFGKHPAFDDFFSIQVESAIARALAAWIEKAVGQHPPAHQKATSCSYRFWTKGIKNYDLVLGLVRDSSDRMGRPYPLLITAGVAIKNWQKTWQNIFTAFDSVFRTFEASATGRYDDFKSFKTALQNINGHGVKAPGKTVDKLSHCILAFYKQDGRANRLSLPVAKLLAAFENTGVKPDSWGFFKKNPPIPGAVFLGGMPDMPMIHMFNRPLRAQDFNRLFEL, encoded by the coding sequence ATGCTGGAAATAGCGGATACGAATTATCAGTTTAAGATCTCTGCATTCGGCAAGCACCCGGCCTTTGACGATTTTTTTTCGATTCAGGTGGAATCGGCCATCGCCCGGGCCCTTGCCGCCTGGATTGAAAAGGCGGTCGGCCAACACCCCCCGGCCCACCAAAAGGCCACAAGCTGCTCCTATCGTTTCTGGACAAAGGGGATAAAAAATTACGATCTTGTTTTAGGCCTGGTCCGGGACAGCAGCGACCGGATGGGACGGCCCTACCCCTTATTGATCACAGCCGGTGTGGCCATTAAAAACTGGCAGAAAACCTGGCAGAATATTTTTACGGCATTTGATTCTGTTTTTAGAACCTTTGAGGCATCAGCCACCGGCCGATACGACGATTTCAAATCATTTAAAACCGCATTACAGAACATTAACGGACACGGGGTGAAGGCCCCGGGCAAAACCGTCGACAAATTATCCCATTGTATTCTGGCATTTTATAAGCAGGATGGACGAGCTAACCGGTTAAGTCTGCCGGTTGCCAAACTGTTGGCAGCATTTGAAAATACCGGGGTAAAACCGGATAGCTGGGGCTTTTTTAAAAAAAATCCCCCGATACCCGGTGCCGTGTTTCTGGGCGGCATGCCGGATATGCCCATGATACATATGTTTAACCGTCCGCTTCGGGCACAGGATTTTAACCGGCTTTTTGAATTGTAA
- the tssA gene encoding type VI secretion system protein TssA: MDMEAMLRPIEGDNPSGEDLRYTAVYDDIQEARRADEVLEQGDWQHELKTSDWATVYSIAQDALTTRTKDIQIAAWLLEALTATRGFEGVALGLEMLSRLLEQFWDTIYPEIDDGDLDYRIGPLEFINDKLWFPVKEIAVTDPASTPGYTWNHWQESRHVGYEKDTVDQYGDEIENKKAARDEQIAEGKLTAEEFDSAVAASSKQFYEILASHTSQCMDFFNRMDAVIDEKFGNEAPRLAEIKSSLEACNQLVGQFLKTKKGDEPDEPQKAASQETEPSPADEPMIENETGSEPVAAAAPAASQTQRIASGQVGAFRVNRFLGGAGIEEAVWQDALLKLGKDGIKPALEQLLGASCSAQSVREKTNFKLLMARLCLKGNRPDLARPIVEELNTLIEDLALDRWESPIWIAEALGTLYQCLTAEGSSDDDHYRARDILTRLCTLDVTKAMEYSNP, translated from the coding sequence ATGGATATGGAGGCCATGTTAAGGCCCATTGAAGGGGACAATCCCTCGGGGGAAGACCTTCGGTATACAGCTGTTTATGACGACATCCAGGAGGCAAGACGGGCCGATGAGGTTCTGGAACAGGGCGACTGGCAGCATGAGTTGAAAACATCGGACTGGGCCACCGTATACAGTATTGCCCAGGACGCACTCACCACCCGGACAAAAGACATTCAAATCGCCGCCTGGCTGCTGGAGGCGTTAACCGCCACCCGGGGATTTGAAGGCGTGGCCCTGGGGCTTGAAATGTTAAGCCGGTTACTGGAACAGTTCTGGGACACCATTTACCCTGAAATCGACGACGGTGATCTTGATTACCGGATTGGGCCCCTTGAATTCATCAATGACAAACTGTGGTTTCCCGTCAAAGAGATTGCCGTGACAGACCCGGCGTCCACCCCCGGATATACCTGGAACCACTGGCAGGAATCCAGGCATGTGGGGTATGAAAAGGACACGGTGGACCAGTATGGGGATGAAATTGAGAATAAAAAAGCGGCCCGGGACGAACAGATCGCCGAAGGAAAACTTACGGCCGAAGAATTTGACAGTGCCGTGGCCGCATCGTCAAAACAATTTTATGAAATTCTGGCATCCCATACATCCCAATGCATGGATTTCTTCAACCGGATGGATGCCGTTATTGATGAAAAATTCGGCAATGAGGCCCCAAGGCTTGCGGAGATAAAATCCTCCCTGGAAGCCTGCAACCAGCTGGTTGGCCAGTTTTTAAAAACCAAAAAAGGAGATGAGCCGGATGAACCCCAAAAAGCTGCGTCCCAGGAGACGGAGCCATCCCCGGCAGATGAGCCGATGATTGAAAACGAAACCGGCAGTGAACCGGTTGCAGCAGCGGCACCGGCAGCCTCCCAGACCCAGCGAATCGCTTCGGGCCAGGTCGGGGCGTTCAGGGTCAACCGGTTTCTTGGGGGCGCAGGCATTGAAGAGGCAGTGTGGCAGGATGCCCTGTTAAAGCTTGGCAAGGACGGTATCAAACCGGCCCTGGAACAGTTGCTCGGTGCCTCATGCAGTGCCCAGTCCGTGCGGGAAAAAACCAACTTCAAACTGCTCATGGCCCGGCTCTGCCTAAAGGGCAACCGGCCGGATCTGGCCAGGCCCATTGTGGAAGAGCTCAACACATTAATCGAAGACCTTGCCCTGGACCGCTGGGAATCGCCCATATGGATCGCCGAAGCCCTGGGTACACTATATCAGTGTCTGACAGCCGAAGGCAGTTCCGATGATGATCATTACAGGGCCAGGGATATTTTGACCCGGCTGTGCACCCTGGACGTCACCAAAGCAATGGAATATTCAAACCCTTAA
- a CDS encoding DotU family type IV/VI secretion system protein: MRLSDCFTDMMAYTIILYKKNGTNTIAFDQARAHINRLITESQAMCDNAHLPREDYELAKFAVFAWIDEIIMRSGWEGKTYWQSEQLQRIYFNTSDAGERFFQKMNTIGPHQNQVREVYYICLSLGFTGQYHNQGDEMLIEQLRLSNLKLLTGSSMDLPDLDRMQLFPEAYIKDHSTSPQMRSKGFSLINVAAFAAPVVVFGLLCVIYKFVLHNVGATLISRIP; encoded by the coding sequence ATGCGCCTTTCAGACTGTTTCACCGACATGATGGCCTATACCATTATTCTCTACAAAAAAAACGGGACAAACACCATTGCCTTTGACCAGGCCCGGGCCCACATAAACCGCCTGATCACCGAAAGCCAGGCCATGTGCGACAACGCCCATCTGCCAAGGGAAGATTATGAACTTGCCAAATTTGCGGTGTTTGCCTGGATAGATGAAATCATCATGCGGTCCGGCTGGGAAGGCAAAACTTACTGGCAAAGCGAACAGCTCCAGCGAATCTACTTTAATACCTCGGATGCCGGGGAGCGGTTCTTCCAGAAAATGAATACCATCGGCCCCCACCAGAACCAGGTGCGTGAAGTCTACTACATATGCTTAAGTCTCGGCTTTACCGGTCAATACCACAACCAGGGGGATGAGATGCTCATTGAGCAGCTCAGGCTTTCCAACCTGAAACTGTTAACCGGCAGTTCCATGGATCTGCCGGATCTTGATCGCATGCAGCTGTTTCCCGAAGCCTATATCAAGGATCACAGCACATCGCCTCAAATGCGATCCAAAGGGTTTTCCCTTATCAATGTCGCAGCCTTTGCCGCCCCGGTGGTGGTATTCGGCCTGCTTTGTGTCATCTACAAATTTGTACTCCATAACGTTGGTGCGACCCTAATCAGCAGGATACCGTAA
- the tssC gene encoding type VI secretion system contractile sheath large subunit: protein MSDKEQQVQPDAPETEETVQEESLLDQIIAQGRLARDESQKPWAKDLVGEFVSQVMDGEITVSKDTEAMINARISQIDKLISDQLNEVMHHEEFQKLEGSWRGLGYLVDKTETGERMKLRVMNVSKKDLLKDMEKASEFDQSSLFKKVYEEEFGMFGGASYGALIGDYEFTNHPQDMALLNKISGVAAAAHAPFLSAAGPELFNMDSFTELGNPRDMAKIFSGDEYAKWRSFRESEDSRYVALAMPHILMRLPYGKNTVPVESFDFEEKVDGTDHRRYLWGNAAYALGTRLTEAFAKHSWCAAIRGVEGGGLVQDLPVHTFKTDEGDVALKCPTEIAITDRREKELADLGFIPLVHCKGTDYAAFFSTQSTNKPKIFDTDAANANARLSSQLQYIMATARFAHYLKSIMRDKIGSFMTRKNAEDFLNRWISNYVLLDDNATQDMKAKYPLREARIDVSEIPGKPGAYRAVSFLKPHFQLDELSVSLRLVAELPPPAQG, encoded by the coding sequence ATGTCGGATAAAGAACAGCAGGTTCAACCGGATGCACCGGAAACCGAAGAGACCGTCCAGGAAGAGAGTCTTCTGGATCAAATAATTGCCCAGGGCCGCCTGGCCCGGGATGAAAGTCAGAAACCCTGGGCCAAGGATCTTGTGGGTGAATTTGTCTCCCAGGTCATGGACGGCGAAATCACCGTATCCAAAGACACCGAGGCCATGATCAATGCAAGGATCAGCCAGATTGACAAACTGATCTCAGACCAGCTCAATGAGGTGATGCACCACGAGGAGTTTCAAAAGCTTGAAGGCTCCTGGCGCGGCCTTGGGTACCTGGTCGACAAAACCGAAACCGGCGAGCGCATGAAACTTCGGGTCATGAACGTATCCAAAAAAGATCTGCTCAAGGATATGGAAAAGGCCTCGGAGTTTGACCAGTCCTCCCTCTTTAAAAAGGTGTATGAAGAGGAGTTCGGTATGTTCGGCGGAGCGTCCTACGGCGCTTTGATCGGCGATTATGAATTCACCAACCACCCCCAGGATATGGCCCTGCTCAATAAAATTTCAGGCGTGGCTGCGGCTGCCCATGCGCCCTTTTTGTCTGCCGCCGGTCCCGAATTGTTTAACATGGACAGCTTTACGGAACTGGGCAATCCCCGGGACATGGCCAAAATTTTTTCCGGGGACGAATATGCCAAATGGCGATCTTTCAGAGAATCTGAGGACTCAAGATATGTGGCCCTGGCCATGCCCCATATTCTCATGCGCCTGCCCTACGGTAAAAATACGGTGCCGGTGGAATCCTTTGACTTTGAAGAAAAAGTGGACGGCACCGACCACCGGCGGTATCTGTGGGGCAATGCTGCCTACGCGTTAGGCACCCGGCTCACCGAAGCCTTTGCCAAACATTCATGGTGTGCCGCCATCAGAGGGGTTGAAGGCGGCGGCCTCGTCCAGGACCTGCCGGTTCACACCTTTAAAACCGATGAAGGGGATGTGGCCCTCAAATGCCCCACGGAAATTGCCATTACCGACCGGCGGGAAAAGGAGCTGGCGGATCTGGGCTTCATCCCCCTGGTTCACTGCAAAGGCACGGACTATGCGGCATTTTTCAGCACCCAGAGTACCAACAAACCCAAAATTTTTGATACGGATGCGGCCAATGCCAACGCCAGGCTATCATCCCAGCTGCAATATATCATGGCCACGGCACGGTTTGCCCATTATCTCAAATCCATCATGCGTGACAAAATCGGCAGTTTTATGACACGTAAAAATGCCGAAGACTTTCTGAACCGGTGGATCAGCAACTATGTACTGCTGGATGACAATGCCACCCAGGATATGAAGGCCAAGTATCCCCTGCGTGAGGCCAGAATTGACGTCTCTGAGATTCCGGGCAAACCCGGGGCCTACAGGGCCGTCAGCTTTCTCAAGCCCCATTTCCAGTTGGATGAATTGTCCGTCTCCCTGCGCCTTGTGGCGGAATTACCACCACCGGCTCAAGGATAA